A window of Halobellus ruber genomic DNA:
TGCTCGACGACGACCTCCCCTTAAAAATCCAGGCGTACACCCCGAACTTCCGCCGGGAGGCGGGCGAGCACGGCACCGAGACCCGCGGGATCGTCCGCGTCCACCAGTTCAACAAGGTCGAGATGGTGAACTTCGTGCCGCCCGAGGAGAGCGAGGAGCGCTTCGAGGGGCTCATCGACGAGGCCGAGGAGGTGTTGCGGCGGCTCGATCTCCCCTACCGGATCCTGGAGATGTGTACCGGCGACCTGGGGTTCACACAGCGGAAGAAGTACGACCTCGAAGTGTGGGCGCCGGGGGACGATATGGACGACGGCCCCGAGGCGGGCGGCCGGTGGCTGGAGGTCTCGTCGGTCTCGAACTTCGGGGCGTTCCAGGCGCGGCGGGCGGGGCTCCGGTATCGCCCGGAGCGCCACGAGTCCGCGGAGTACCTCCACACGCTCAACGGGTCGGGGCTCGCCATCCCGCGGGTGATGGTCGCGATCCTGGAGTACTACCAGAACGACGACGGAACCGTGACGGTCCCCGAGCCGCTCCGGCCGTATATGGGCGGCACCGAGGTCATCGAGGGCCATACCCCGGTCGGCGAGTCCGCGGTCGGCGACGGCACGCGGGAGTAGCCCTCCCGAAACGCGTCTTAACGACCTATTAACCGGCATATTCGGCTAAATCGGGCCAAACTGCGGTGCAGTGTCGATCCGTTTCTTGCCCGTACGACCCCCATTGGCGTGTATGACCGACACGACGCGTGACGCCGACCGTCCCGACGCGGCCGCCTGGGAGACCATCGCCCACCACGACTTCGGCAGTACGGACGAACTCGACGCCACCATCCTGACCGCCCTCGACGGCGAAGGGCCGAACCAGCCGCTGTACGCGACCGTCGACGTCGAGCCCGCCGAGCGGTTTCTCGCCTCCGTCGGCGGCGCCGACGCCGCCGTCGTCTTCCGCATCGCCGGCCGCCCCGTCCGGGTGTCGGCCGACGGGCGCGTGCAGGTCCGACGGACGACCTCCGAGTGAGACGCCCCGCGCGACGAACGGCTTTTCTCCGCGGCCCGCGTCGGTTGCGGTGTGACCGCCGATGCCGACGAACGCCCGACAGTCGACGCCGACCGCCCGGGCGCCGAGTCCGCGGAGCCGACGCTCCACGCCCGGTACGAGGGCGACGACGACCCCGAGAAGTGTACGGCGCGGAAGCTCGCGCGCTTCGACCTCATCGACCTTCACCGATCGGACCGCGACACCCCGTACGGCGTCGTCCTGAACCCACACGCCGAGCAGGCGCTGTCGCCGGCGGACGGAGACGGGGCCCCGCTCGTCGCGCTCGACTGCTCCTGGGACTCGGCGGGCGAGGCGCGGTTCTCGCTCCCCGGGGAGCACCGCGCGCTCCCGTACCTCGTTGCGGCGAACCCGGTCAACTTCGGCCGCCCGCTGCGGCTGACCACGGTCGAGGCGCTGGCGGGCGCGCTCGCCATCTTCGGCCGTCGGGACCGCGCGGCCGACCTCCTCTCGAAGTTCACCTGGGGACATACGTTCCTGGAACTCAACGCGGAGCCGCTCCGGCGGTACGCCGCGTGTGCCGACTCGGCGGCCGTCGTCGAGGTCCAGCAGGAGTATCTCGACCGGGGCGGGGAGTGAGGGTCGCTACTCGTGTTCCCTGAGTACGGGTTTGAGCGCGGCGGCGAGTTCCTCGAACCGCGTCATCGACATCCCGTCGGTCGTCACCCACGCGCCGGTCGCCTCGGTCACGACACGGACGAGATACCCGTGCTCGAACATCCTGACGGTCGCCCGGTACTCGCCGAGTTCGGTCCCGCGGTACTTCTCGCCGGTCTCGAACCCGGTGCGTTCGATCTCCGCGAACCCGAGCAGGTCGGCCGTCCGGTCCAGATCGGATCGCAGGTAGACCTGTTCGACCGCGTCGTCGGTGAAGTAGACGACGCTGCGCAGTTCGTCGCCGATCACCGTTCGGCACGCGCTCGTCAGTTCCTCCGCGAACGTGGGGTCGATATTTTCAGCCATAGCGAATTCGGAGAGTACGCGGGGTTGATCTCGTGGCTGCATATAACTACTGACGCTGCGGTCGCCGAACGGACGCGCTTTTATCGCTCGGCCGAGTAGACGCTGCAATATGATCTTCGAGTCCCTCCCGACGACGCCCCGCTCCGAGGAGCTTCTCGACAAGGCGTTCTCGCGGGCGGCCCGCGCGGGGCGCTCGAAGTCCGGGCTCGACGCCCAGCAGTCGATGCTCCAGACGGCGTCGTCGATCCTCGCCGACAACCTGGAGAACGTGGTCACCCAGTGGCCCGACTTCGGGACCGTCGACCCCTTCTACTACGAGCTCGCGGACGCGATCGTCGACGTCGACGACCTCAGACAGAGCCTCTCGCAGGTGACGTGGGCTAGCCGACAGATCCGGCAGCTCCGGGAGGAGTACCAGCCGAAGCTCCGGAAGACCGACCCCGAGACGGCCCGGAAACACCGGAAACAGGCGTTCGCGCGGATGGCCGACGTCGTCGAGCAGGTCGCCGACGACCTCGAACGGATCGGGGAGGCCCGCGACGCGCTGAAGGGACTCCCGGACATCCGGCCCGACGAGCCCGCAATCGTGGTCGCCGGCTACCCCAACGTCGGGAAGTCGTCGTTCGTCAACCGCGTCACCCGCGCCGACAACGAGATCGCCCACTACCCGTTCACGACCCGCGGGGTCCACGTCGGCCACTTCGACCGCGACCGGATCCGGTACCAGATCATCGACACGCCGGGACTGCTCGACCGGCCGGAGGAAGATCGCAACGACATCGAGCGACAGGCCGTCAGCGCGCTCGAACATCTCGGTGATGCGGTGGTCTTCGTTGTGGACGCCAGCGAGGCGTGCGGCTACCCGCTGTCGGCGCAGCTGTCGCTCCGCGACGCCGTCGCCGATCGGTTCGGGAAACGGGACGTGCCGGTGCTCACGGTGAACAACAAGAGCGACCGGTCGCGGGACGTCGACGCCGACTACCAGATGAGCGTCGAAACCGACGAGGGCGTCGATGAGGTACTCGACGCCGCGGTCGATGCCGTCGGCTGGGAGCCGGAGATCCCGCCGTCGCGACAGGAGTGATCGGTCCTTGCGGGTCGGGTGGGCGCGTCGACCCTGCGACTACGCCGCCGCGACGTACGTCACGTCGACGGTCGCGGTGACGGTCACCGATCCGGCGTCGAACGTGGTTCCGCGGTCTCACGCGCCGCGTACGCGGGACCGACCCCACGCCGGTACTCACCGACTGGACGCCCGCGATCGACAGGTCCGCCGCGGAGGCGATCGTGTCAGCGTCGGCCCGCGCGGCACCCACCGCCCGCCCGAGGGCCTGTTCGCGGAGTTCGGCCCGGCGCTCGTCGCTGAGCGTGAACGTCACGCGCCGAACCTCGTCGGCACCGTTGCCGACGGCGACGTCGACGACGGTATCGGCGGCGTCGATCCGGCAGGCGTGGACGGCTTCGTGACCGACGGCCGTCCGTTCGTGGTTGCCATCGAACCGGGGGTGAATCCGATAGTACGCCGTCGTCACGGCGTCGTCGACACCGGCCCCGCGGAGGGCGTCGCGCATCCGCATCGCGTCCGCCGCCACTGCTTCACGCGCGTCCTCAGCCGTATCGGCTCGGGCCGTGACGGTGACCGTCACGACCGCCCGGTCGGTCTCCGCCGAGGCCTCGCCAACTCCGCTCGTGGAGATCGTCCGCGGTTGTTCCCCGGACTCGGCATCGCCCGCCGGCGTGCCGCCGCCCGTCGTCTGCAGGGCCGCCCCACAGCCTGCAAACAGCACGAGGGCTACCACAGCCACCGCGCCGCACCGGTTCGGCCGTTCATACCGTTCTCCGGACGGGAGCGGTATTCAATACGCCCTTGACACAAGGAGTTCGTTGCGTCTCCGCTCACTCGGGCTCGCGATCGACCCCGACGTACCTGATCTCGACGCGGATGTCGGCGTGGCCGACTGGCCCGATCGGATCGGGTGCGGCGGCGCTCACCTGCTCGCGGATGTCGTCGCCGGCCGCGGGCGGCGACGACGCGGGGGGATACCCGACGGTCACCACTACCGATCGCGGCGTCTGGAGCGGGAACCCCTCGTATGTGGCTTCGAGATCGAGGACGGTCGCCGCCGGCGGGAGTTCGGCTTCGATCGCGGCGGTCGCGTCTTCCTCGAAGCCGGCCGTCCGGTAGGAACTGTACGTGAACGTCCCGAGGAGCCCGGTGAGAAGCAGGAGCACGACCGCGAGCACGGAGATACGCTTGAGGGTCGCCGTCCGGGCGTCGTCCTCGCGGAACCAGAGCCGCGGTCGGTAGCCGTACCGCCACAGCACGATCAGGGCGACGAGGTTGATCGCGAGGACGTTCACGAGCACCAGCACGCCGGACCCGAGCACCGTCGCCGGCTCCCCCCACGCGATCCCGATGCCGACGACGGCGGTCGGGGGGACCAACGCGGCGGCGATCATCACGCCGACCAGCGCCGAGGAGACGCCCGACGCCAACGAGACCGCGCCCGCGGCGCCCGCCCCCAGTCCGATCACGAGCGAGAGGATGTCCGGGGCGAGCCGCTCGCGGACCTCGTTGATCGCGAACACCTCATCGGCGGATAACGGCACCACGTTCGTCGTCCGGATCAGGAGCGCGAACGCCGTCGCGGCGCCGACCGCGACGAGCCCGCCGAGCGCCTGCAGTTTGATCCCGCGGAGCGCGAGCTCCGGATCGTCGACGACGGTCCCGACGCTGGCGGCCATGGCGGGGCCGATGAGCGGCGCGATCACCATTGACCCGACCACCACGGCGGGCGAATCCAGGAGCAGCCCCGCGGTGGCGACGATCGCACTGACCGCCGTCATCAGCACGTACGGTCGCAGCGGCAGCGCCATCCCGCTCGCGCGAGCCACGAGCTCCTCGCGGGCGATCCGGTCGCCGTTGCCGGCCTCGTTCCGGTCGGCGTCGTATCTGTCTTCGAGGGCCTCGAACCGCTTCGAGACCACCGTCTCGGCCTGCATCACGACGGTGTAGGCGTTCCGCTCGATGCCGACCTCCCGGAGCCGATCGAGGATCGGCTCCACCGCCGACGTCGGGAGGGGAAAGGTGACGACCGCGGTGTAATCGCGCCCGCTGGTCTCGTCGGAGAGGGCGTAGTCGACGTCCTCCTCGTCGAGCACGTCCAACACGGCCTCCCGTTTCCCGGTCGGGACCATCACCTGTACGAGTCGCACGTCCGTCGATCACGTCCGTCGGACAAGAATCCGGCGGGTAGCGGCGGAAAGCAAACAGTCGGCACAACCCCGACCCCGCGCCGACGTGCCGAGCAACCGCGGCCCGACGCGGGATGACACTCACGTCACGGCGACGCTGGTCCCGGCTTCGGGCTTAAATCCTCGCCACGCCCAAACGCTCATAGCCGTTCGCGTCCCACAACCTGTCGATGCGACCGGTCTCGGCGTCGAGTCTGGTCACGCCCTTCGAGAGCGGCGTTCGGGGAGTTCTCGCACAGCACCGGTCGCTGTCGGCGCCGGTCACCGACCTGTTGGCGGTGGCCGTGTGTGCGGTGTACGCCGCCCAGGCGGTCCAGGCAGTCCGGTGGGGTGCGCCCTCGGTGTACGTCGCGACCAACTACGCGTACCTCCGTGTGCCGTGGCTGGCGTGGCCGCTTTCCCCGCTGCTCCACGGGGGACTCGTCCACGTCGTCCCCAACCTGCTCACTTTGCTGGCCTTCGGCCGGGTCGTGGAGGCACACCTCACCACCCGCCGGTTCGCGGCGATGGCCGCGGTCGCCGCCGTCGGCTCGATCGTCGCGCTTGCGGGGTGGGGGCTGGCGTTCGGCTCCCGCCCCTACGTCGCGGCGTACGGCATCAGCGGCGTGGTGTTCGCGGCCGGCGGGTTCGCGGCCGTCCACTTCCCGGCCCACGACCGAGTGACGGATCTGGAGCTGCTTGCGGTGCTGTTCGGACTGTGTGCGATCGGCCTCGTCGCCGTCGAGGTCCTCGGCGCCGCGGTGTCGCTCTCGCCGGCGAGCGTCAACGTCGGCCACGCGGCGGGCCTCCTCGTCGGCCTCGCAACCGCCGCCCTCGTTCACGACTGTTCGGACGTCCCGGTCGTCGG
This region includes:
- a CDS encoding rhomboid family intramembrane serine protease, which codes for MRPVSASSLVTPFESGVRGVLAQHRSLSAPVTDLLAVAVCAVYAAQAVQAVRWGAPSVYVATNYAYLRVPWLAWPLSPLLHGGLVHVVPNLLTLLAFGRVVEAHLTTRRFAAMAAVAAVGSIVALAGWGLAFGSRPYVAAYGISGVVFAAGGFAAVHFPAHDRVTDLELLAVLFGLCAIGLVAVEVLGAAVSLSPASVNVGHAAGLLVGLATAALVHDCSDVPVVGGQSTDGDP
- a CDS encoding NOG1 family protein — its product is MIFESLPTTPRSEELLDKAFSRAARAGRSKSGLDAQQSMLQTASSILADNLENVVTQWPDFGTVDPFYYELADAIVDVDDLRQSLSQVTWASRQIRQLREEYQPKLRKTDPETARKHRKQAFARMADVVEQVADDLERIGEARDALKGLPDIRPDEPAIVVAGYPNVGKSSFVNRVTRADNEIAHYPFTTRGVHVGHFDRDRIRYQIIDTPGLLDRPEEDRNDIERQAVSALEHLGDAVVFVVDASEACGYPLSAQLSLRDAVADRFGKRDVPVLTVNNKSDRSRDVDADYQMSVETDEGVDEVLDAAVDAVGWEPEIPPSRQE
- a CDS encoding DUF7522 family protein, with protein sequence MAENIDPTFAEELTSACRTVIGDELRSVVYFTDDAVEQVYLRSDLDRTADLLGFAEIERTGFETGEKYRGTELGEYRATVRMFEHGYLVRVVTEATGAWVTTDGMSMTRFEELAAALKPVLREHE
- a CDS encoding DUF367 family protein translates to MTADADERPTVDADRPGAESAEPTLHARYEGDDDPEKCTARKLARFDLIDLHRSDRDTPYGVVLNPHAEQALSPADGDGAPLVALDCSWDSAGEARFSLPGEHRALPYLVAANPVNFGRPLRLTTVEALAGALAIFGRRDRAADLLSKFTWGHTFLELNAEPLRRYAACADSAAVVEVQQEYLDRGGE
- a CDS encoding HalOD1 output domain-containing protein encodes the protein MTDTTRDADRPDAAAWETIAHHDFGSTDELDATILTALDGEGPNQPLYATVDVEPAERFLASVGGADAAVVFRIAGRPVRVSADGRVQVRRTTSE
- a CDS encoding TIGR00341 family protein; the encoded protein is MRLVQVMVPTGKREAVLDVLDEEDVDYALSDETSGRDYTAVVTFPLPTSAVEPILDRLREVGIERNAYTVVMQAETVVSKRFEALEDRYDADRNEAGNGDRIAREELVARASGMALPLRPYVLMTAVSAIVATAGLLLDSPAVVVGSMVIAPLIGPAMAASVGTVVDDPELALRGIKLQALGGLVAVGAATAFALLIRTTNVVPLSADEVFAINEVRERLAPDILSLVIGLGAGAAGAVSLASGVSSALVGVMIAAALVPPTAVVGIGIAWGEPATVLGSGVLVLVNVLAINLVALIVLWRYGYRPRLWFREDDARTATLKRISVLAVVLLLLTGLLGTFTYSSYRTAGFEEDATAAIEAELPPAATVLDLEATYEGFPLQTPRSVVVTVGYPPASSPPAAGDDIREQVSAAAPDPIGPVGHADIRVEIRYVGVDREPE